The following proteins are encoded in a genomic region of Lactiplantibacillus plantarum:
- a CDS encoding winged helix-turn-helix transcriptional regulator — MQRQVYDCTPGCPVESTLQVIAGKWKSVILYHLFTAGTCRFSILQKRLPGCSRRMLARQLQELVQDGVIAKRVYPVVPPKTEYWITPFGQTLKPVIMAMETWGRQYNSVNGKPRQ; from the coding sequence ATGCAGCGACAAGTATACGATTGTACGCCGGGTTGTCCGGTTGAAAGTACCTTGCAAGTTATTGCCGGCAAGTGGAAGAGCGTGATTTTGTATCATTTATTTACGGCAGGAACATGCCGGTTCAGCATTTTGCAAAAACGACTGCCGGGTTGTTCGCGGCGGATGCTAGCTCGCCAGTTACAAGAATTGGTTCAAGACGGGGTGATTGCAAAACGAGTTTATCCGGTCGTGCCACCGAAAACGGAGTATTGGATCACGCCATTTGGTCAGACCTTGAAACCGGTGATTATGGCTATGGAGACGTGGGGCCGACAGTATAATTCAGTGAATGGAAAACCTCGTCAATAG